A window from Agelaius phoeniceus isolate bAgePho1 chromosome 13, bAgePho1.hap1, whole genome shotgun sequence encodes these proteins:
- the SPPL2A gene encoding signal peptide peptidase-like 2A isoform X3, whose translation MGAAGLLWAALWALLLPLVAADEGILHASGSGEPPVTKDYCIIYNSNWLSLPKTLDNATFRTLENLTSTVLCSSAEVPSGLMKDKAVVVMRGNCTFLEKARIAQSLGAKMLLIASKSRLSAISDNKTGFEDVTLPIALIRYNDIVDMQLVLGNEVNVTLYSPPLPEFDYSMVVIFLIAVFTVALGGYWSGVAELENLKAVASPGERETRWKKEENVTFTPVTVILFVVICCVMLVLLYFFYKWLVYVIISVFCLASAMSLYNCLAALIGEIPFGQCRITCSNKTIEVRLIFLAIFCIAAAVVWAVFRNEDRWAWILQDILGVAFCLNFIKTLKMPNFKSCVILLGLLLLYDVFFVFITPFITKNGASIMVEVAAGPFGNSEKLPVVIRVPRLEHSASTLCDLPFSLLGFGDIIVPGLLVAYCRRFDVQTRSSSIYYISCTIAYAVGMVLTFIVLALMKMGQPALLYLVPCTLITSSLIAWRRKEMKKFWKGSNYQVSDSSRTPLLQGMMEHLDYTGNEESTASATEQPGGQ comes from the exons ATGGGGGCCGCCGGGCTGCTGTGGGCCGCGCTgtgggccctgctgctcccgcTG GTGGCTGCTGATGAGGGGATCCTGCACGCCTCTGGAAGTGGAGAGCCTCCAGTAACTAAGGATTACTGCATCATTTACAACTCCAATTGGCTGTCTCTTCCAAAAACCTTGGACAATGCT ACTTTCAGGACTCTGGAAAACCTGACTTCTACAGTCCTCTGCAGTTCAGCTGAAGTTCCTTCTGGCTTAATGAAAGACAAAGCAGTTGTAGTGATGAGAGGAaactgcactttcttggagaaAGCAAGAATTGCACAAAGTTTGGGTGCTAAAATGCTTCTGATTGCCAGTAAATCTAGGCTG TCTGCTATTTCAGATAACAAGACTGGTTTTGAAGATGTGACTCTTCCAATTGCTCTTATAAGATATAATGACATAGTAGATATGCAGCTG GTGCTTGGAAATGAAGTTAATGTGACTCTGTATTCACCACCTTTGCCAGAGTTTGACTACAGCATGGTTGTCATCTTCCTAATTGCTGTGTTTACAGTGGCACTGGGAGGCTACTGGAGTGGAGTAGCAGAACT TGAGAATCTGAAAGCAGTAGCAAGTCCAGGGGAGAGAGAAACACgatggaaaaaggaagaaaatgttaCTTTCACCCCTGTAACAGTTATCTTGTTTGTTGTCATCTGTTGTGTCATGCTGGTCTTACTTTATTTCTTCTACAAATGGTTAG TTTATGTTATAATATCAGTCTTCTGCCTGGCATCTGCAATGAGCCTGTACAACTGTCTTGCAGCATTAATAGGAGAAATCCCATTTGGGCAGTGCAG gaTTACGTGTTCCAACAAAACCATTGAAGTGAGGCTTATTTTCCTTGCTATATTCTGCATAGCAGCAGCTGTTGTCTGGGCAGTATTTCGAAATGAGGACAG gtggGCTTGGATTTTGCAAGATATTTTGGGAGTTGCTTTCTGCCTAAACTTCattaaaacactgaaaatgcCCAACTTTAAG TCATGTGTAATACTTCTAGGCCTCCTCCTTCTATATGATGTGTTTTTTGTCTTCATAACACCATTTATCACAAAG AATGGGGCAAGTATAATGGTTGAAGTTGCAGCTGGTCCCTTTGGAAACAGTGAAAAG TTACCCGTGGTTATTAGAGTGCCTAGACTTGAACACTCTGCATCAACACTCTGTGATTTGCCCTTTTCATTGTTGGGTTTTGGAGACATCATTGTCCCAG gGCTTCTGGTTGCCTATTGTCGAAGATTTGATGTTCAAACAAGATCATCCTCTATATACTACATTTCCTGCACAATAG CTTATGCTGTTGGCATGGTGCTGACTTTCATTGTTTTGGCACTGATGAAGATGGGGCAGCCTGCCCTCCTCTATCTTGTACCATGTACACTCATCACGAGCTCCCTCATTGCCTGGAGGCGCAAAGAGATGAAGAAGTTTTGGAAAGGAAGCAATTACCAG GTATCGGACTCCTCCAGGACGCCTTTGCTACAAGGT atGATGGAACACCTGGATTACACAGGAAATGAAGAAAGCACAGCATCAGCCACTGAACAGCCTGGAGGACAATAA
- the SPPL2A gene encoding signal peptide peptidase-like 2A isoform X1: MGAAGLLWAALWALLLPLVAADEGILHASGSGEPPVTKDYCIIYNSNWLSLPKTLDNATFRTLENLTSTVLCSSAEVPSGLMKDKAVVVMRGNCTFLEKARIAQSLGAKMLLIASKSRLSAISDNKTGFEDVTLPIALIRYNDIVDMQLVLGNEVNVTLYSPPLPEFDYSMVVIFLIAVFTVALGGYWSGVAELENLKAVASPGERETRWKKEENVTFTPVTVILFVVICCVMLVLLYFFYKWLVYVIISVFCLASAMSLYNCLAALIGEIPFGQCRITCSNKTIEVRLIFLAIFCIAAAVVWAVFRNEDRWAWILQDILGVAFCLNFIKTLKMPNFKSCVILLGLLLLYDVFFVFITPFITKNGASIMVEVAAGPFGNSEKSDGNLVEVPTERSAPHEKLPVVIRVPRLEHSASTLCDLPFSLLGFGDIIVPGLLVAYCRRFDVQTRSSSIYYISCTIAYAVGMVLTFIVLALMKMGQPALLYLVPCTLITSSLIAWRRKEMKKFWKGSNYQMMEHLDYTGNEESTASATEQPGGQ, encoded by the exons ATGGGGGCCGCCGGGCTGCTGTGGGCCGCGCTgtgggccctgctgctcccgcTG GTGGCTGCTGATGAGGGGATCCTGCACGCCTCTGGAAGTGGAGAGCCTCCAGTAACTAAGGATTACTGCATCATTTACAACTCCAATTGGCTGTCTCTTCCAAAAACCTTGGACAATGCT ACTTTCAGGACTCTGGAAAACCTGACTTCTACAGTCCTCTGCAGTTCAGCTGAAGTTCCTTCTGGCTTAATGAAAGACAAAGCAGTTGTAGTGATGAGAGGAaactgcactttcttggagaaAGCAAGAATTGCACAAAGTTTGGGTGCTAAAATGCTTCTGATTGCCAGTAAATCTAGGCTG TCTGCTATTTCAGATAACAAGACTGGTTTTGAAGATGTGACTCTTCCAATTGCTCTTATAAGATATAATGACATAGTAGATATGCAGCTG GTGCTTGGAAATGAAGTTAATGTGACTCTGTATTCACCACCTTTGCCAGAGTTTGACTACAGCATGGTTGTCATCTTCCTAATTGCTGTGTTTACAGTGGCACTGGGAGGCTACTGGAGTGGAGTAGCAGAACT TGAGAATCTGAAAGCAGTAGCAAGTCCAGGGGAGAGAGAAACACgatggaaaaaggaagaaaatgttaCTTTCACCCCTGTAACAGTTATCTTGTTTGTTGTCATCTGTTGTGTCATGCTGGTCTTACTTTATTTCTTCTACAAATGGTTAG TTTATGTTATAATATCAGTCTTCTGCCTGGCATCTGCAATGAGCCTGTACAACTGTCTTGCAGCATTAATAGGAGAAATCCCATTTGGGCAGTGCAG gaTTACGTGTTCCAACAAAACCATTGAAGTGAGGCTTATTTTCCTTGCTATATTCTGCATAGCAGCAGCTGTTGTCTGGGCAGTATTTCGAAATGAGGACAG gtggGCTTGGATTTTGCAAGATATTTTGGGAGTTGCTTTCTGCCTAAACTTCattaaaacactgaaaatgcCCAACTTTAAG TCATGTGTAATACTTCTAGGCCTCCTCCTTCTATATGATGTGTTTTTTGTCTTCATAACACCATTTATCACAAAG AATGGGGCAAGTATAATGGTTGAAGTTGCAGCTGGTCCCTTTGGAAACAGTGAAAAG AGTGATGGAAACTTGGTGGAAGTCCCTACTGAACGCTCAGCTCCCCATGAGAAA TTACCCGTGGTTATTAGAGTGCCTAGACTTGAACACTCTGCATCAACACTCTGTGATTTGCCCTTTTCATTGTTGGGTTTTGGAGACATCATTGTCCCAG gGCTTCTGGTTGCCTATTGTCGAAGATTTGATGTTCAAACAAGATCATCCTCTATATACTACATTTCCTGCACAATAG CTTATGCTGTTGGCATGGTGCTGACTTTCATTGTTTTGGCACTGATGAAGATGGGGCAGCCTGCCCTCCTCTATCTTGTACCATGTACACTCATCACGAGCTCCCTCATTGCCTGGAGGCGCAAAGAGATGAAGAAGTTTTGGAAAGGAAGCAATTACCAG atGATGGAACACCTGGATTACACAGGAAATGAAGAAAGCACAGCATCAGCCACTGAACAGCCTGGAGGACAATAA
- the SPPL2A gene encoding signal peptide peptidase-like 2A isoform X4 yields the protein MGAAGLLWAALWALLLPLVAADEGILHASGSGEPPVTKDYCIIYNSNWLSLPKTLDNATFRTLENLTSTVLCSSAEVPSGLMKDKAVVVMRGNCTFLEKARIAQSLGAKMLLIASKSRLSAISDNKTGFEDVTLPIALIRYNDIVDMQLVLGNEVNVTLYSPPLPEFDYSMVVIFLIAVFTVALGGYWSGVAELENLKAVASPGERETRWKKEENVTFTPVTVILFVVICCVMLVLLYFFYKWLVYVIISVFCLASAMSLYNCLAALIGEIPFGQCRITCSNKTIEVRLIFLAIFCIAAAVVWAVFRNEDRWAWILQDILGVAFCLNFIKTLKMPNFKSCVILLGLLLLYDVFFVFITPFITKNGASIMVEVAAGPFGNSEKLPVVIRVPRLEHSASTLCDLPFSLLGFGDIIVPGLLVAYCRRFDVQTRSSSIYYISCTIAYAVGMVLTFIVLALMKMGQPALLYLVPCTLITSSLIAWRRKEMKKFWKGSNYQMMEHLDYTGNEESTASATEQPGGQ from the exons ATGGGGGCCGCCGGGCTGCTGTGGGCCGCGCTgtgggccctgctgctcccgcTG GTGGCTGCTGATGAGGGGATCCTGCACGCCTCTGGAAGTGGAGAGCCTCCAGTAACTAAGGATTACTGCATCATTTACAACTCCAATTGGCTGTCTCTTCCAAAAACCTTGGACAATGCT ACTTTCAGGACTCTGGAAAACCTGACTTCTACAGTCCTCTGCAGTTCAGCTGAAGTTCCTTCTGGCTTAATGAAAGACAAAGCAGTTGTAGTGATGAGAGGAaactgcactttcttggagaaAGCAAGAATTGCACAAAGTTTGGGTGCTAAAATGCTTCTGATTGCCAGTAAATCTAGGCTG TCTGCTATTTCAGATAACAAGACTGGTTTTGAAGATGTGACTCTTCCAATTGCTCTTATAAGATATAATGACATAGTAGATATGCAGCTG GTGCTTGGAAATGAAGTTAATGTGACTCTGTATTCACCACCTTTGCCAGAGTTTGACTACAGCATGGTTGTCATCTTCCTAATTGCTGTGTTTACAGTGGCACTGGGAGGCTACTGGAGTGGAGTAGCAGAACT TGAGAATCTGAAAGCAGTAGCAAGTCCAGGGGAGAGAGAAACACgatggaaaaaggaagaaaatgttaCTTTCACCCCTGTAACAGTTATCTTGTTTGTTGTCATCTGTTGTGTCATGCTGGTCTTACTTTATTTCTTCTACAAATGGTTAG TTTATGTTATAATATCAGTCTTCTGCCTGGCATCTGCAATGAGCCTGTACAACTGTCTTGCAGCATTAATAGGAGAAATCCCATTTGGGCAGTGCAG gaTTACGTGTTCCAACAAAACCATTGAAGTGAGGCTTATTTTCCTTGCTATATTCTGCATAGCAGCAGCTGTTGTCTGGGCAGTATTTCGAAATGAGGACAG gtggGCTTGGATTTTGCAAGATATTTTGGGAGTTGCTTTCTGCCTAAACTTCattaaaacactgaaaatgcCCAACTTTAAG TCATGTGTAATACTTCTAGGCCTCCTCCTTCTATATGATGTGTTTTTTGTCTTCATAACACCATTTATCACAAAG AATGGGGCAAGTATAATGGTTGAAGTTGCAGCTGGTCCCTTTGGAAACAGTGAAAAG TTACCCGTGGTTATTAGAGTGCCTAGACTTGAACACTCTGCATCAACACTCTGTGATTTGCCCTTTTCATTGTTGGGTTTTGGAGACATCATTGTCCCAG gGCTTCTGGTTGCCTATTGTCGAAGATTTGATGTTCAAACAAGATCATCCTCTATATACTACATTTCCTGCACAATAG CTTATGCTGTTGGCATGGTGCTGACTTTCATTGTTTTGGCACTGATGAAGATGGGGCAGCCTGCCCTCCTCTATCTTGTACCATGTACACTCATCACGAGCTCCCTCATTGCCTGGAGGCGCAAAGAGATGAAGAAGTTTTGGAAAGGAAGCAATTACCAG atGATGGAACACCTGGATTACACAGGAAATGAAGAAAGCACAGCATCAGCCACTGAACAGCCTGGAGGACAATAA
- the SPPL2A gene encoding signal peptide peptidase-like 2A isoform X2, whose product MGAAGLLWAALWALLLPLVAADEGILHASGSGEPPVTKDYCIIYNSNWLSLPKTLDNATFRTLENLTSTVLCSSAEVPSGLMKDKAVVVMRGNCTFLEKARIAQSLGAKMLLIASKSRLSAISDNKTGFEDVTLPIALIRYNDIVDMQLVLGNEVNVTLYSPPLPEFDYSMVVIFLIAVFTVALGGYWSGVAELENLKAVASPGERETRWKKEENVTFTPVTVILFVVICCVMLVLLYFFYKWLVYVIISVFCLASAMSLYNCLAALIGEIPFGQCRITCSNKTIEVRLIFLAIFCIAAAVVWAVFRNEDRWAWILQDILGVAFCLNFIKTLKMPNFKSCVILLGLLLLYDVFFVFITPFITKNGASIMVEVAAGPFGNSEKSDGNLVEVPTERSAPHEKLPVVIRVPRLEHSASTLCDLPFSLLGFGDIIVPGLLVAYCRRFDVQTRSSSIYYISCTIAYAVGMVLTFIVLALMKMGQPALLYLVPCTLITSSLIAWRRKEMKKFWKGSNYQVSDSSRTPLLQDDGTPGLHRK is encoded by the exons ATGGGGGCCGCCGGGCTGCTGTGGGCCGCGCTgtgggccctgctgctcccgcTG GTGGCTGCTGATGAGGGGATCCTGCACGCCTCTGGAAGTGGAGAGCCTCCAGTAACTAAGGATTACTGCATCATTTACAACTCCAATTGGCTGTCTCTTCCAAAAACCTTGGACAATGCT ACTTTCAGGACTCTGGAAAACCTGACTTCTACAGTCCTCTGCAGTTCAGCTGAAGTTCCTTCTGGCTTAATGAAAGACAAAGCAGTTGTAGTGATGAGAGGAaactgcactttcttggagaaAGCAAGAATTGCACAAAGTTTGGGTGCTAAAATGCTTCTGATTGCCAGTAAATCTAGGCTG TCTGCTATTTCAGATAACAAGACTGGTTTTGAAGATGTGACTCTTCCAATTGCTCTTATAAGATATAATGACATAGTAGATATGCAGCTG GTGCTTGGAAATGAAGTTAATGTGACTCTGTATTCACCACCTTTGCCAGAGTTTGACTACAGCATGGTTGTCATCTTCCTAATTGCTGTGTTTACAGTGGCACTGGGAGGCTACTGGAGTGGAGTAGCAGAACT TGAGAATCTGAAAGCAGTAGCAAGTCCAGGGGAGAGAGAAACACgatggaaaaaggaagaaaatgttaCTTTCACCCCTGTAACAGTTATCTTGTTTGTTGTCATCTGTTGTGTCATGCTGGTCTTACTTTATTTCTTCTACAAATGGTTAG TTTATGTTATAATATCAGTCTTCTGCCTGGCATCTGCAATGAGCCTGTACAACTGTCTTGCAGCATTAATAGGAGAAATCCCATTTGGGCAGTGCAG gaTTACGTGTTCCAACAAAACCATTGAAGTGAGGCTTATTTTCCTTGCTATATTCTGCATAGCAGCAGCTGTTGTCTGGGCAGTATTTCGAAATGAGGACAG gtggGCTTGGATTTTGCAAGATATTTTGGGAGTTGCTTTCTGCCTAAACTTCattaaaacactgaaaatgcCCAACTTTAAG TCATGTGTAATACTTCTAGGCCTCCTCCTTCTATATGATGTGTTTTTTGTCTTCATAACACCATTTATCACAAAG AATGGGGCAAGTATAATGGTTGAAGTTGCAGCTGGTCCCTTTGGAAACAGTGAAAAG AGTGATGGAAACTTGGTGGAAGTCCCTACTGAACGCTCAGCTCCCCATGAGAAA TTACCCGTGGTTATTAGAGTGCCTAGACTTGAACACTCTGCATCAACACTCTGTGATTTGCCCTTTTCATTGTTGGGTTTTGGAGACATCATTGTCCCAG gGCTTCTGGTTGCCTATTGTCGAAGATTTGATGTTCAAACAAGATCATCCTCTATATACTACATTTCCTGCACAATAG CTTATGCTGTTGGCATGGTGCTGACTTTCATTGTTTTGGCACTGATGAAGATGGGGCAGCCTGCCCTCCTCTATCTTGTACCATGTACACTCATCACGAGCTCCCTCATTGCCTGGAGGCGCAAAGAGATGAAGAAGTTTTGGAAAGGAAGCAATTACCAG GTATCGGACTCCTCCAGGACGCCTTTGCTACAAG atGATGGAACACCTGGATTACACAGGAAATGA
- the LOC129126176 gene encoding CDC42 small effector protein 2-B-like, translating into MTEFLVCFNWCNGEQPPPKRRRRLDRNMIGEPMNFVHTAHIGAREMSSDYSSAVSIQDHMKSKGGYTNGTSATVEI; encoded by the exons ATGACTGAGTTCCTGGTTTGTTTTAACTGGTGCAATGGTGAACAGCCCCCACCG aAGAGGCGCCGGAGGCTGGACCGGAATATGATAGGAGAGCCCATGAACTTTGTGCACACTGCGCACATCGGGGCCAGGGAGATGAGCAGTGACTATTCCTCA gctGTGTCAATTCAGGACCACATGAAGTCTAAAGGAGGCTACACAAATGGGACTTCTGCAACTGTTGAAATATAG